One window of the Natronomonas marina genome contains the following:
- a CDS encoding FAS1-like dehydratase domain-containing protein, with protein MSDSEFTPGLTLATGPEGAAQEWVGATGETTFAHEPVNGAMIRLYASMVEDGYPAYWEPETAERVWGGVPSPPGMLTVWRRPLLWRPDERRAEEEELFAEIPFPAEMDTILTVAVDTTFERQILAGEWLNWRDEIVDVTDEKDTDIGRGHFITIETAYRDQRGRAVATNTKTIFRYDAGDTDDDVEAGGSFARGRRDVTVEESPDRAGSLSLETLSEGDPVPSYRFPVSYEKVIYDVAATRDFYPGHNDPEFARAQGNETIFLNNIAFQGLADRLALEWAGPRWRVRDRSVQIRGAAPAGSRLTVEGDVVGVDTGGENATVEIEGRILRDEENICPCSVTIEREQP; from the coding sequence GTGAGCGACTCGGAGTTCACTCCCGGACTGACGCTGGCGACGGGGCCGGAGGGTGCCGCCCAGGAGTGGGTCGGGGCGACCGGCGAGACGACCTTCGCTCACGAACCGGTCAACGGGGCGATGATCCGACTGTACGCGTCGATGGTCGAGGACGGCTATCCGGCGTACTGGGAGCCGGAGACGGCCGAACGGGTCTGGGGCGGCGTCCCGTCGCCGCCGGGCATGCTGACCGTCTGGCGACGACCGCTGCTGTGGCGCCCCGACGAGCGGCGGGCCGAGGAGGAGGAACTGTTCGCCGAGATACCGTTCCCGGCCGAGATGGACACGATCCTCACCGTGGCCGTCGACACGACGTTCGAACGGCAGATCCTGGCGGGAGAGTGGCTGAACTGGCGCGACGAGATCGTCGACGTGACCGACGAGAAGGACACCGATATCGGCCGCGGACACTTCATCACGATCGAGACGGCCTACCGGGACCAGCGCGGGCGGGCGGTCGCCACGAACACGAAGACGATCTTCCGGTACGACGCCGGCGACACCGACGACGATGTCGAAGCAGGGGGGTCATTCGCGCGCGGTCGACGGGACGTCACCGTCGAGGAATCGCCGGACAGGGCGGGATCGCTCTCGCTCGAGACGCTCTCGGAGGGCGATCCGGTCCCGTCCTATCGGTTCCCCGTCTCCTACGAGAAAGTGATCTACGACGTGGCCGCGACGCGGGATTTCTACCCGGGACACAACGATCCGGAGTTCGCACGCGCACAGGGCAACGAGACGATCTTCCTCAACAACATCGCGTTCCAGGGGCTCGCCGACCGCCTGGCCCTCGAGTGGGCCGGGCCGCGATGGCGCGTCCGGGATCGGAGCGTTCAGATCCGGGGCGCGGCCCCGGCAGGGAGTCGTCTCACCGTCGAGGGCGACGTGGTCGGCGTCGATACCGGCGGCGAAAACGCCACGGTCGAGATCGAGGGACGGATACTGCGGGACGAGGAGAACATCTGCCCCTGTTCGGTCACGATCGAAAGAGAGCAGCCGTGA
- a CDS encoding ketopantoate reductase family protein, with translation MPVHLPSNGEIRTFVMKIAVIGAGALGCLFGGVFAANGEDVRLLHHRPEYVEHVADNGVHVHSDVLEDAPISVDVPITTDAAEVGPADLVIVLVGAHRTHEAVEEHRDCIGPETRVLSLQNGVRNYPHLRELVDPERVLAGIATQGGVLEAPGVVRHTGMKTSVFGGPDREFAARIGELFDEAGFPYEIVDDPRPALWQRQFVKVTLAPLSSLTRLPTPELAESDHLVGVMERLLEEALSVAEAREVPLEVDSKDRLLQSILRRCREASGHKSSMLQALEAGKRTEIDEMNGAIVEMAAETDVDVPYNRVITDLVRGLEEGYLGTDDYSVDLEVGEGTSSG, from the coding sequence GTGCCGGTACACTTACCGTCGAACGGCGAGATACGAACGTTCGTCATGAAGATCGCCGTCATCGGTGCCGGTGCGCTCGGCTGTCTGTTCGGTGGGGTCTTCGCGGCCAACGGCGAGGACGTCCGCCTGCTCCACCACCGCCCCGAGTACGTGGAACACGTCGCCGACAACGGGGTTCACGTTCACAGTGACGTTCTGGAGGACGCCCCGATATCGGTGGACGTACCGATCACGACCGACGCGGCCGAGGTCGGACCTGCCGACCTGGTGATCGTGCTGGTCGGGGCACACCGAACCCACGAGGCGGTCGAGGAACACCGGGACTGTATCGGCCCCGAGACGCGAGTGCTCTCCCTGCAGAACGGCGTCCGGAACTACCCGCACCTTCGGGAACTGGTCGACCCCGAGCGGGTGCTCGCCGGGATCGCGACCCAGGGTGGCGTGCTGGAGGCTCCCGGCGTCGTCAGACACACCGGGATGAAGACGTCGGTGTTCGGCGGCCCGGACCGCGAGTTCGCGGCCCGGATCGGCGAACTCTTCGACGAGGCGGGCTTCCCGTACGAGATCGTCGATGACCCACGGCCGGCGCTGTGGCAACGGCAGTTCGTCAAGGTGACGCTGGCCCCGCTGTCGAGTCTCACTCGACTCCCCACCCCGGAGCTAGCGGAGTCGGATCACCTCGTCGGCGTGATGGAACGTCTCCTGGAGGAGGCGCTGTCGGTCGCAGAGGCCCGGGAGGTACCACTCGAGGTCGACTCGAAGGACCGACTCCTGCAGTCGATACTGCGGCGGTGTCGGGAGGCGTCGGGGCACAAATCGAGCATGCTGCAGGCCCTCGAGGCCGGCAAACGGACCGAGATCGACGAGATGAACGGAGCGATCGTCGAGATGGCTGCCGAAACGGACGTCGACGTCCCCTACAATCGGGTGATAACCGATCTGGTTCGCGGACTCGAAGAGGGATATCTAGGGACCGACGATTACTCGGTCGACTTGGAGGTGGGCGAGGGGACCTCCTCCGGGTGA
- a CDS encoding LLM class flavin-dependent oxidoreductase produces MEVGILADQRAPETMRRWTAAVEAANIDIFAQGDSQCMKREVYSTMALVAENSSSVRLPVVCTNPVTRHPTVTAGAIATVDEISDGRAILGMGTGDSAVRNTELTPATVSEVHDSMRMIRELLRTGRAERKGEELTFSWWDAERTPPIFLVGGGPKMLALGGEIADGVVYGGAVTPEKIAWARSKVRQGADDAGRDPDGIEFWTTAPFQVADTREEALDELHHIFAAAAHILSNIEGELDDLPEDTARSIRQLGEEYRPDVHNTLDEPHNAELIEKYDLLEFMSDRIGIAGTAEQVVDQLHELREMGVDGVLLAPRVSDPIETTERLGREVVPEV; encoded by the coding sequence ATGGAAGTCGGAATCCTGGCGGACCAGCGGGCGCCCGAGACGATGCGCCGGTGGACCGCCGCCGTGGAAGCCGCGAACATCGACATCTTCGCGCAGGGCGATTCCCAGTGCATGAAGCGGGAAGTGTACTCGACGATGGCCCTCGTCGCCGAAAACAGCTCCTCGGTCCGCCTGCCGGTCGTCTGTACGAACCCGGTGACGAGACACCCGACCGTCACCGCGGGCGCCATAGCGACGGTCGACGAGATCTCCGACGGACGGGCGATCCTCGGGATGGGTACCGGGGACAGCGCGGTGCGGAACACCGAGCTAACGCCGGCCACGGTGTCGGAGGTCCACGACTCGATGCGGATGATCCGGGAACTCCTGCGGACCGGGCGGGCCGAGCGGAAGGGCGAAGAACTCACCTTCTCGTGGTGGGACGCCGAACGGACGCCGCCGATCTTCCTCGTCGGTGGCGGGCCGAAGATGCTCGCGCTGGGCGGCGAGATCGCCGACGGGGTCGTGTACGGCGGGGCGGTGACCCCCGAGAAGATAGCGTGGGCCCGCTCGAAGGTCCGGCAGGGAGCCGACGACGCCGGGAGGGACCCGGACGGGATCGAGTTCTGGACGACCGCCCCGTTCCAGGTGGCCGATACGAGAGAGGAGGCGCTGGACGAACTCCACCACATCTTCGCCGCGGCCGCCCACATACTCTCGAACATCGAGGGCGAGCTGGACGACCTTCCGGAGGACACCGCCCGCTCGATACGGCAACTGGGCGAGGAGTACCGCCCCGACGTGCACAACACGCTGGACGAGCCCCACAACGCGGAACTGATCGAGAAGTACGACCTGCTGGAGTTCATGTCCGACCGGATCGGTATCGCCGGGACGGCCGAGCAGGTGGTCGACCAGCTTCACGAACTCCGGGAGATGGGCGTCGACGGGGTGCTGCTGGCACCCAGGGTTTCGGATCCGATCGAGACGACCGAACGGCTGGGCCGCGAGGTCGTCCCGGAGGTGTGA
- a CDS encoding MaoC/PaaZ C-terminal domain-containing protein, protein MTRDCGSVAVQRDEMVEFARNYDPQPMHVDEAAAEESVFGELIASGWFTAALTSRLAVEGFLNDIRNVGGRGTDDLRWPAPVRAGDTLSVTLEVTDAEPAETNPYGLVETAFEATNQHDETVLSMVGLLYVLRREE, encoded by the coding sequence ATGACCCGCGACTGCGGGAGCGTGGCCGTCCAGCGCGACGAGATGGTCGAGTTCGCGCGCAACTACGATCCACAGCCGATGCACGTCGACGAGGCGGCCGCCGAGGAGTCGGTGTTCGGGGAACTCATCGCCAGCGGGTGGTTCACCGCCGCGCTGACCTCCCGGCTCGCCGTCGAGGGGTTCCTCAACGACATCAGGAACGTCGGCGGGCGCGGGACGGACGACCTCCGCTGGCCGGCCCCGGTTCGCGCCGGGGACACGCTGTCGGTGACGCTTGAGGTCACCGACGCCGAACCCGCCGAGACCAACCCGTACGGCCTCGTCGAGACGGCCTTCGAGGCAACGAACCAGCACGACGAGACGGTCCTGTCGATGGTCGGGCTGCTCTACGTCCTGCGGCGCGAGGAGTGA
- a CDS encoding enoyl-CoA hydratase/isomerase family protein, translated as MREVGTGKAAIEIEGNRADVYVNRPEKRNAMSEDVLADLTQAFREVDANDDVWAVAFLGKGDVFCAGMDIDMMYEYDADQHWELHQKVHELFDTIGAMTTPVVVGIKKAAIAGAFELTLPADFRILGEDAKYGVTEIKMGIYPGGGSTQRLPRLVGLGKAKEIVLRGDFIDPEEAERIGLVTEACPSGEVDERTREFADELTERAPLGMERALEAFQHAFDDPLNRGLEVERYLSKELFSTQDRIEGFEAWMGGRDPEFERR; from the coding sequence ATGCGAGAAGTCGGTACCGGCAAGGCAGCGATCGAGATCGAGGGGAACCGGGCGGACGTCTACGTCAACCGACCCGAGAAGCGAAACGCGATGAGTGAGGACGTGCTTGCCGACCTGACCCAGGCGTTCAGGGAGGTCGACGCCAACGACGACGTGTGGGCGGTCGCGTTCCTCGGCAAGGGCGATGTCTTCTGTGCGGGGATGGACATCGACATGATGTACGAGTACGACGCCGACCAGCACTGGGAGCTCCACCAGAAGGTGCACGAACTGTTCGACACCATCGGGGCGATGACCACGCCGGTGGTCGTCGGCATCAAGAAGGCGGCGATCGCGGGGGCGTTCGAACTCACGCTCCCGGCCGACTTCCGCATCCTCGGCGAGGACGCCAAGTACGGCGTCACGGAGATCAAGATGGGGATCTACCCCGGCGGCGGGTCGACCCAGCGGCTTCCCAGACTCGTTGGACTCGGCAAAGCGAAGGAGATCGTGCTGCGCGGGGACTTCATCGACCCCGAGGAGGCCGAACGAATCGGGCTCGTGACCGAGGCGTGTCCGAGCGGCGAGGTCGACGAGCGAACCCGGGAGTTCGCCGACGAGTTGACCGAACGGGCGCCGCTCGGGATGGAACGGGCCCTCGAGGCCTTCCAGCACGCGTTCGACGACCCGCTCAACAGGGGGCTGGAGGTCGAACGCTACCTCTCGAAGGAACTGTTCTCCACCCAGGATCGGATCGAGGGCTTCGAGGCCTGGATGGGGGGCCGCGATCCCGAGTTCGAACGTCGGTGA
- a CDS encoding MaoC family dehydratase: protein MTDTERDRRLVSGWQGRYFEDFAVGDVYKHPYGRTVTETDNVWLTNLTMNLNPMHFTEPYAEETEFGERLVNGLVVIAISVGMSVIDISQNATANLGYDEVRHHAPVFHGDTLFVESEVLQKRDSESRDHVGIVETELRTYNQNDELVLSLKRTPMVLRRDAVEPSASRPIGWPEGVGTQPEDL, encoded by the coding sequence ATGACCGACACCGAACGCGACCGGCGGCTCGTCTCGGGGTGGCAGGGACGCTACTTCGAGGACTTCGCCGTCGGGGACGTCTACAAGCACCCGTACGGACGGACCGTCACGGAGACGGACAACGTGTGGCTGACGAACCTGACGATGAACCTCAACCCGATGCACTTCACGGAGCCCTACGCCGAGGAAACGGAGTTCGGCGAGCGACTCGTCAACGGGCTCGTGGTGATCGCGATCTCCGTCGGCATGAGCGTCATCGACATCTCCCAGAACGCGACGGCCAACCTCGGGTACGACGAGGTCCGTCACCACGCGCCGGTGTTTCACGGCGACACGCTCTTCGTCGAATCCGAAGTGCTGCAGAAACGCGACTCCGAGTCGCGCGACCACGTCGGAATCGTCGAGACGGAACTGCGAACCTACAACCAGAACGACGAACTCGTGCTGTCGTTGAAACGGACGCCCATGGTGCTCAGGCGCGATGCCGTCGAGCCGTCCGCGAGCAGGCCGATCGGGTGGCCCGAGGGAGTCGGGACACAGCCCGAAGACCTCTGA